In Streptomyces sp. NBC_01707, a genomic segment contains:
- a CDS encoding kinase, with protein sequence MVGTEYTRLVVLRGNSASGKSSVAAGIRDRFGRGLALVGQDNLRRIVLRERDRPGAANIGLIDLTARYALDAGYHVVLEGILYADHYGGMLDRLRADHRGPTHGYYLHVPFTETLARHATKPIANDVGEEALRDWYRERDLLPGGVETVIGADSSLAETVDRIMVETGLLGLPALE encoded by the coding sequence ATGGTGGGCACCGAGTACACGAGGTTGGTGGTCCTACGCGGCAACAGCGCCTCGGGCAAGTCGTCCGTCGCGGCCGGCATCCGCGACCGCTTCGGCCGCGGCCTGGCGCTCGTCGGCCAGGACAACCTGCGCCGGATCGTGTTGCGCGAGCGGGACCGGCCCGGCGCGGCGAACATCGGTCTGATCGACCTGACGGCCCGCTACGCCCTCGACGCGGGTTACCACGTGGTGCTCGAAGGCATTCTCTACGCCGACCACTATGGGGGCATGCTCGACCGGCTGCGCGCCGACCACCGCGGCCCGACCCACGGCTACTACCTGCACGTGCCGTTCACGGAGACCCTCGCCCGGCACGCCACCAAGCCGATCGCGAACGACGTCGGGGAGGAGGCGCTGCGCGACTGGTACCGGGAACGTGATCTCCTGCCCGGCGGCGTCGAGACCGTCATCGGCGCGGACAGTTCCCTGGCCGAGACTGTCGACCGCATCATGGTCGAAACCGGCTTGCTGGGCCTCCCCGCCCTCGAATAG